The Vicia villosa cultivar HV-30 ecotype Madison, WI linkage group LG1, Vvil1.0, whole genome shotgun sequence genome includes a region encoding these proteins:
- the LOC131644284 gene encoding auxin-responsive protein IAA14-like — protein MASLIGKENGLNMKETELCLGLPGGGGGGGSEVETPRAAGKRGFSETVDLKLNLQTKEDLSENLKNVSKEKNMLKDPAKPPAKAQVVGWPPVRSYRKNMMAQKVNNTEENEKTTSSTTAGAFVKVSMDGAPYLRKVDLTMYKTYKDLSDALAKMFSSFTTGNYGAQGMIDFMNESKLMDLLNSSEYVPTYEDKDGDWMLVGDVPWEMFVGSCKRLRIMKGSEAIGLAPRAMEKCKNRS, from the exons ATGGCTAGTTTGATTGGAAAGGAGAATGGTTTGAACATGAAGGAGACTGAGCTTTGTCTTGGTTTGCCTGGTGGCGGTGGCGGCGGTGGCAGCGAGGTTGAAACTCCTAGAGCTGCTGGAAAGAGAGGCTTCTCTGAGACAGTTGATCTGAAGCTCAATCTTCAAACCAAGGAAGATTTGAGTGAGAATCTGAAGAATGTTTCCAAGGAGAAGAACATGCTTAAGGACCCTGCCAAGCCACCAGCTAA GGCTCAAGTAGTTGGTTGGCCACCAGTGAGATCATACAGGAAGAACATGATGGCACAGAAGGTTAACAATACTGAGGAGAATGAGAAGACAACAAGTAGCACTACTGCTGGTGCATTTGTTAAGGTTTCCATGGATGGAGCACCTTACCTTCGTAAGGTCGACTTGACAATGTACAAAACCTACAAAGACTTATCTGATGCCTTAGCTAAAATGTTCAGCTCCTTCACCACTG GTAACTATGGGGCCCAAGGAATGATAGACTTCATGAATGAAAGCAAGTTGATGGATCTTCTTAACAGCTCTGAGTATGTGCCAACCTATGAAGATAAGGATGGCGACTGGATGCTCGTGGGAGATGTCCCATGGGA gatGTTTGTTGGATCATGCAAACGTCTCCGCATTATGAAAGGGTCAGAAGCTATTGGGCTtg CACCAAGAGCAATGGAGAAATGCAAAAACAGAAGCTAA